A stretch of the Amycolatopsis sp. BJA-103 genome encodes the following:
- a CDS encoding shikimate kinase — translation MTPRAVIIGPPGSGKSTVGPALAARLGLAFRDSDDDIVASAGKPITDIFTEEGEPAFRALEEEMVAKALAEHDGVLSLGGGAPITPGTRERLAGHTVVFLNVGMAAGVQRAGLSTARPLLAGVNPRATYKALLDARLPVYSEVATFEIETDHLTPDEVVEAAVIGLTEISKERA, via the coding sequence GTGACCCCTCGCGCGGTGATCATCGGGCCGCCGGGTTCGGGCAAGAGCACGGTCGGCCCGGCGCTCGCCGCCCGGCTCGGTCTCGCCTTCCGTGACAGCGACGACGACATCGTCGCGAGCGCGGGCAAGCCCATCACCGACATCTTCACCGAGGAGGGCGAGCCCGCCTTCCGCGCGCTGGAGGAGGAGATGGTCGCGAAGGCACTGGCCGAACACGACGGTGTCCTCTCCCTGGGCGGCGGGGCCCCGATCACCCCGGGCACCCGCGAGCGGCTGGCCGGGCACACGGTGGTCTTCCTCAACGTCGGGATGGCCGCCGGGGTCCAGCGCGCCGGGCTGTCCACGGCGCGCCCGTTGCTGGCCGGGGTCAACCCCCGCGCCACCTACAAGGCACTGCTCGACGCACGGCTGCCGGTGTACAGCGAGGTGGCCACGTTCGAGATCGAAACCGACCACTTGACGCCCGACGAGGTCGTCGAGGCCGCCGTCATCGGACTGACCGAGATCAGCAAGGAACGAGCATGA